The DNA region CCGGAGAGAGCCAAGAGTCAGCACTGGGGCAGCCGAtgatatttaattttaatttggatttgatttggatttttttctacatttgttaGTCTGGACTACTAAGAACTACAGTTTTGTGgaactgttttattattttcatgcTGTTACATTGtttgatatttttctatttaGTTATGAAACATTTTCAGTTGCataaaacatttgtcatgtgttTAATTATAATCATAATTACCTAACTAAAGGCTAAttcacaaattatttatttatttatttaaattattctgCAAAACCTTGAAATGGTCTCACCTGTCTCTGCTCCGGCGTGAGGTGAAGGTTGCAGTGCAACCATCCAGTGCGCACACGTGCATCTCCTTGAGGTGCACATTTTGGTAATGCATCTTGACACTCTGGGGGTTATTAAAGGCCATAGCGCATATTTCACAGTGGTGAATTTGGTCAGCATTTGACTCAAGGTCAGACAAACCCGAGTCACAGTGGTTATCTAAAGAGTCTTTAGATCCACCCTTGTGGTGGACTGAGATTGGCAGAGCACTCCCATTTGTCAGCCTTTGCTCACTCCACTTGAGCTCTGGACTATAGTCTTCTTCAGGCAAGGAGTTCTTAAACTCTCTGCCATTACTTTCCTCACTAGGGTTGAGTTCCTGGTTGCCTCGGAGAGTCTTGTTAAACCTAGTTTTGAAAGGGGACATTGAGCTGTTGTTGCACTCTTCCACTATTTGTCCTCTTGTGTCCTCCTCAATCTCTTCCTTTGTCATCTCTAAGTTCTGCTCCAACAAAGGCCTTCTACTTTGTCTTTCTCCCTCATCCCCAAAATACACCCTATTCCCTTTGTGCTCATCAAAGCACATTTGTCCTTCTGCTTGGTGACCATCACATTCTTCCTGACCTCTGTTTAGTAAAGGAAAGTTCTCCTCAACGTTACCACCCTTATCCATCTGCTCATCTCGCTCCATCATCTCCTTCTCTATCTTTATTGGCATGCTTGACTTTCGAGACTTTTTCTTTGGTATTGGTTCGGCGTTGCAGATGTCAGGAAGAGTGGTAGGTTTGACAGACACAGAGGACGGCAAGAGAGGGAGTGACGGGAGAGTGCCTGGGGTGTTAGCCAGCTCTGCTGGTGTGACAAGACTACGATAGAAAGGCAGGACTGGCTGTACTGTCTTCAAATTGGGGAAGAGAATGCCACTCTGGCCTATGCTGGGGAATGAGCTGGTGTGAATCTTAGGGCATGTGTCCACTTGACTGACCATGTAGCTTGGAACCGACTTGTGACTTTCAGCAGAACAGATCGGGATGGGTGAGCCATATTCGGGCTTGCTCTCCCTTGGAGAGCCCTCATCGGCAGACAAGTTGCCTCGTAAGTCTTTGTCCCTGTTGTTACGATTCATGGGCATGTGAAGTCGCGGGTTAGGGTTTGCACTGTGGCGGTTGCGACTGCGCAGTGAGCTGAACACCATGTTACATCCTTCTATTGTACACTTGTGCTTAATCTTTAAGTGCactgcattgtaatggattttcAATGTGCCTTTGTCGTAGAAGGTCTTCTCACAGGCATTGCAATACACACGGCCCTTTTTTAGAGATCCTACAACCCCATTTCCTACAGAGTTCACCCCCCCACTGTTCCCGTTGCGCTGCGTCACCTCAGGGGACATTTGTGTCACATCAGAGCTCATGGAGGGTGTGCAAGGTGTAAGGGGTCCATCAGAGTAGTTGTCACTGTTAGAGAAATCTTCTGCCTCAATCTTTGTAGTAGATGAAAGACTGTCCAGTGGTTTGTCTCCACCTTGGTCCAAATCCTCAGGGAATATCACAGATCTGGAACATACATGGCTGTTTTCCATAGGAAGGGGAATATGAAGGTGGTTCTCCGTTAGTGCACAGTCTGGCTTTTGATGATCTTGCCTCTCGCTCTGAGGCTGGACCAACCTTCGAAAAGACTGTCGGTGTTGTTGGTGAAGCTGCGGGCGTGAGCCAAGCATTGGAGCTGGAACAGAGCCTAAAAGCTGGAAAGGCAGCATGAAGGCCATGCTGTTTATGAAGTTCTCAAAGTGGTGCACGCTGCTGCTGCTCAGCTTCTCTGCTTTGTTTGGAGACAAGTTGGCGGCCGTGCAAGGGGTGTTACGCTCAATGAAAGTCCGGATATCTGAGTTGGTGCGAGTGCTGGGAACTAACACTGATTGTCCCTCCTTGTCTTGCAGAGCCATgagctccactatggactttgTTTCACCAAACCGCAGGAACTGCTGCAAGGTAGCAATCTCCTCCTCAAATGTCATGATGGCCCAACGATCCAACACTTTCCCCGCCACATCCTATTGACAGATCAGTGGGGAATGGGAAAAACAACCAGGTGGAATAGAGGGATGGAACGGAGGAAGAGGGAAGAAAGACACAATTTCAACATTACTGTAGTGTTGTATTTTGGGTCACTAATACACATTTAATAAGGCTAGAAGATGCAGTGTTAAATAAAGGAATCGGATGAAAGACACGTGTAacagtacacatattcttaatccCATTTTATGGTACATAACCCTCAGTTCAGTACAAAGATGTGCTGAtttccaacacagtacacattaAGTGTGGAATAGGAAGTGTTTATGTCTCGTGTCTACTCGGTAAACAAATACATTGAAGCCCAGTGTTAGGCAAGCAGGAGTCATGAATAGCAATAGTGACAAGGAGAAGCAAGAGCTTGAAAAAAATATTCTGTTGTAAAAGTCTACTGTTATAACACTTGGGGCTTGATTTactaaaatgtacaaaccccgtttccatatgagttgtgaaattgtgttagatgtaaatataaacggaatacaatgatttgcaaatccatttcaacccatattcaattgaatgcactacaaagacaagatatttgatgttcaaactcataaactttatttttttttgctaataataattaacttagaatttaatggctgcaacacgtgccaaagtagttgggaaagggcatgttcaccactgtgttacatggcctttccttttaacaacactcagtaaatgtttgggaactgaggagacacatcttttaagcttctcaggtggaactttttcccattcttgcttgatgtacagcttaagttgttcaacagtccgggggtctccgttgtggtattttaggcttcataatgcgccacacattttcaatgggagacaggtctggactacaggcaggccagtctagtaccctcactcttttactatgaagccacgttgatgtaacacgtggcttggcattgtcttgctgaaataagcaggggcgtccatggtaacgttgcttggatggcaacatatgttgctccaaaacctgtatgtacctttcagcattaatggcgccttcacagatgtgtaagttacccatgtcttgggcactaatacacccccataccatcacagatgctggcttttctactttgcgcctataacaatccggatggttcttttcctctttggtccggaggacacgacgtccgcagtttccaaaaacaatttgaaatgtggactcatcagaccacagaacacttttgcactttgtattagtccatcttagatgagctcaggcccagcgaagccgacggtgtttctgggtgttgttgataaacggttttcgccttgcataggagagttttaacttgcacatacagatgtagtgaccaactgtagttactgacagtgggtttctgaagtgttcctgagcccatgtggtgatatcctttacacactgatgtcgcttgttgatgcagtacagcctgagggatcgaaagtcacgggcttagctccttacgtgcagtgatttctccagattctctgaaccctttgatgatattacggaccgtagatggtgaaatccctaaattccttgcaatagctggttgagaaaggtttttcttaaactgttccacaatttgatcacgcatttgttgaaaaagtggtgaccctcgccccatccttgttcgtgaatgactgagcatttcatggaatctacttttatacccaatcatggcacccacctgttcccaatttgcctgttcacctgtgggatggtccaaataagtgtttgatgagcattcctcaactttatcagtatttattgccacctttcccaacttctttgtctcgTGTTGCTGGcataaattctaaagttaatgattatttgccaaaaaaaaaaaaaaagtatcagtttgaacatcaaatatgttgtctttgtagcatattcaactgaatatgggttgaaaattatttgcaaatcattgtattccgtttatatttttttcatctaacacaatttcccaactcatatggaaacggggtttgtaaatacctCGGGCTAAACAGCGTAtgcaataaaatattaataaaatagcatgtactattagtgggcctgTTGCGTGCGATCTACCAacactgtgtgtgcaattgaatAGTGGTGCAAACCGcctaatgaggattttgcgtgtattacaaggggcatcaccacggagacactcgtATTTACATCACATTCATTTTATCATGCTCCTAAATGTGGCGttatgctatgttttcaaacaagcaggagacataTATCACTTTGGATGGGCATTATAGCGGCAGGTGTGCAGTGCACCTACAGTGACATcacttttttcccctttttttactGGTGAAGGTGCACTGTATGTGCTCAAGatgcaaaaaatgcatacttcaaaaCAGGCTTAACCATGAAGATGTTCAAAAACaaagtaattaaataaaataagttttaatATTCCTCTTTTGGTCTATGCcttctatgtgattttggtgtggtttcTGTATATTTTTTCAGGGCgctatggcgtagtgggtagagcggcggtgccagaaacctgagggttgcaggttcgctccccgcctcttgacatccaaattgcttccgttgtgtccttgggcaggacacttcacccttgcccccggtgctgcttacactggtgaatgaatgatgaatgaatgataggtggtggccgGAGGGGCCGTAGtcgcaaactggcagcctagcttccatcagtctaccccagggcagctgtggctacgaaagtagcttaccaccaccaggtgtgaagaatgatcatacttgccaaccctcccgatttttcagagagactcccgaatttcagtgcccctcccgaaaatctcccggggcaaccattctcccgaatttctcccgattttaaatgattataaatgggttatacttgtatagcgcttttctaccttcaaggtactcaaagcgctttgacagtatttccacatttacccattcacacacacattcacacactgatggcgggagctgccatgcaaggcgctaaccagcagccatcagaggcaaagggtgaagtgtcttgcccaaggacacaacggacgtgactaggaaggtagaaggtgggaattgaaccccagtaaccagcaacactccgattgct from Entelurus aequoreus isolate RoL-2023_Sb linkage group LG02, RoL_Eaeq_v1.1, whole genome shotgun sequence includes:
- the bnc1 gene encoding zinc finger protein basonuclin-1 isoform X1 codes for the protein MAEEAICCTLVNCNCVNFKPGKLKRRQCEHCKHGWVAHALSKLKVHQMYQSSQVEIVHSNVVFDICSLMLYGTQAIPIRLKILLDRLFSVLKQEEVIQILNALDWTLQDYIRGYVLQDVAGKVLDRWAIMTFEEEIATLQQFLRFGETKSIVELMALQDKEGQSVLVPSTRTNSDIRTFIERNTPCTAANLSPNKAEKLSSSSVHHFENFINSMAFMLPFQLLGSVPAPMLGSRPQLHQQHRQSFRRLVQPQSERQDHQKPDCALTENHLHIPLPMENSHVCSRSVIFPEDLDQGGDKPLDSLSSTTKIEAEDFSNSDNYSDGPLTPCTPSMSSDVTQMSPEVTQRNGNSGGVNSVGNGVVGSLKKGRVYCNACEKTFYDKGTLKIHYNAVHLKIKHKCTIEGCNMVFSSLRSRNRHSANPNPRLHMPMNRNNRDKDLRGNLSADEGSPRESKPEYGSPIPICSAESHKSVPSYMVSQVDTCPKIHTSSFPSIGQSGILFPNLKTVQPVLPFYRSLVTPAELANTPGTLPSLPLLPSSVSVKPTTLPDICNAEPIPKKKSRKSSMPIKIEKEMMERDEQMDKGGNVEENFPLLNRGQEECDGHQAEGQMCFDEHKGNRVYFGDEGERQSRRPLLEQNLEMTKEEIEEDTRGQIVEECNNSSMSPFKTRFNKTLRGNQELNPSEESNGREFKNSLPEEDYSPELKWSEQRLTNGSALPISVHHKGGSKDSLDNHCDSGLSDLESNADQIHHCEICAMAFNNPQSVKMHYQNVHLKEMHVCALDGCTATFTSRRSRDRHSANLNLHQKLMTKDPVYVSNNLYPTSFHSRESNSDASLDDCQDQCDRNLASVICRGKNRMGLVYPMSKTPTAQESSDTSPKGDTQGLRGGGDGTVLDLSTSSSAPPHCSSSAPSYWDSDGVASEDEEAVEEDAEALPMEDSDLSSHHSSDGISVERPVGEQPSRGGEKSTVFGGEVQMGLQGGRSASPITCQMCQKVYSNKGTFRAHYKTVHLRLLHKCKVPGCDTTFSSVRSRNRHSQNPNLHRNLLVSAGAAADQQQADFI
- the bnc1 gene encoding zinc finger protein basonuclin-1 isoform X2, which translates into the protein MYQSSQVEIVHSNVVFDICSLMLYGTQAIPIRLKILLDRLFSVLKQEEVIQILNALDWTLQDYIRGYVLQDVAGKVLDRWAIMTFEEEIATLQQFLRFGETKSIVELMALQDKEGQSVLVPSTRTNSDIRTFIERNTPCTAANLSPNKAEKLSSSSVHHFENFINSMAFMLPFQLLGSVPAPMLGSRPQLHQQHRQSFRRLVQPQSERQDHQKPDCALTENHLHIPLPMENSHVCSRSVIFPEDLDQGGDKPLDSLSSTTKIEAEDFSNSDNYSDGPLTPCTPSMSSDVTQMSPEVTQRNGNSGGVNSVGNGVVGSLKKGRVYCNACEKTFYDKGTLKIHYNAVHLKIKHKCTIEGCNMVFSSLRSRNRHSANPNPRLHMPMNRNNRDKDLRGNLSADEGSPRESKPEYGSPIPICSAESHKSVPSYMVSQVDTCPKIHTSSFPSIGQSGILFPNLKTVQPVLPFYRSLVTPAELANTPGTLPSLPLLPSSVSVKPTTLPDICNAEPIPKKKSRKSSMPIKIEKEMMERDEQMDKGGNVEENFPLLNRGQEECDGHQAEGQMCFDEHKGNRVYFGDEGERQSRRPLLEQNLEMTKEEIEEDTRGQIVEECNNSSMSPFKTRFNKTLRGNQELNPSEESNGREFKNSLPEEDYSPELKWSEQRLTNGSALPISVHHKGGSKDSLDNHCDSGLSDLESNADQIHHCEICAMAFNNPQSVKMHYQNVHLKEMHVCALDGCTATFTSRRSRDRHSANLNLHQKLMTKDPVYVSNNLYPTSFHSRESNSDASLDDCQDQCDRNLASVICRGKNRMGLVYPMSKTPTAQESSDTSPKGDTQGLRGGGDGTVLDLSTSSSAPPHCSSSAPSYWDSDGVASEDEEAVEEDAEALPMEDSDLSSHHSSDGISVERPVGEQPSRGGEKSTVFGGEVQMGLQGGRSASPITCQMCQKVYSNKGTFRAHYKTVHLRLLHKCKVPGCDTTFSSVRSRNRHSQNPNLHRNLLVSAGAAADQQQADFI